The following are from one region of the Bradyrhizobium septentrionale genome:
- a CDS encoding TetR/AcrR family transcriptional regulator, translated as MTETKGDVWVAAGFAELAHSGVDGVRVEVLAKNLGVTKGGFYRRFRDRAALLEAMLTRWRDGRIAAIEKQTALDGASARERLKAIITLYSERMNTEAMAVELAIRQWARTDEAAATAAASVDAARLKNVGQLYRATGLAAEEADAQAFLFYCFIFGQSLLFLERGPRKRAQLLAQSADKLLTDDQ; from the coding sequence ATGACTGAAACCAAGGGCGATGTCTGGGTCGCGGCCGGCTTCGCCGAACTCGCGCATAGCGGCGTCGACGGTGTGCGGGTCGAGGTGCTGGCGAAGAATCTCGGCGTCACCAAGGGCGGCTTCTACCGCCGCTTTCGGGACCGTGCCGCGCTGCTCGAGGCCATGCTGACGCGCTGGCGCGACGGCCGCATCGCCGCGATCGAGAAGCAGACCGCGCTCGACGGCGCGAGCGCGCGCGAGCGGCTGAAGGCGATCATCACGCTCTATTCGGAGCGCATGAACACCGAAGCGATGGCGGTCGAGCTCGCGATCCGGCAATGGGCGCGCACCGACGAGGCGGCGGCCACTGCCGCCGCGAGCGTCGACGCCGCGCGGCTGAAGAATGTCGGCCAGCTCTATCGCGCCACCGGCCTAGCGGCCGAGGAGGCCGATGCGCAGGCCTTCCTGTTCTACTGCTTCATCTTCGGCCAGAGCCTGCTGTTTCTCGAGCGCGGCCCGCGCAAGCGCGCGCAACTGCTGGCGCAGTCGGCGGACAAGCTGCTCACGGACGACCAGTAG
- a CDS encoding TetR family transcriptional regulator, translated as MADRRSSSISSRKQPQQARSSELVAAILVAAVQVLTKEGAQRFTTARVAERAGVSVGSLYQYFPNKAAILFRLQSDEWRQTTTLLRDILEDAKRPPLDRLRTLVHAFVRSECEEAAVRVALGDAAPLYRDAPEAREARGAGERIVQAFMRAALPKASDAVRAMAGDLIATTLSTVGKDFSESPRTQAEIETYADAMADMFCAYLRSLGRR; from the coding sequence ATGGCCGATCGCCGAAGCTCTTCAATTTCCTCGCGAAAACAGCCGCAACAGGCCCGCTCCAGCGAACTCGTCGCGGCGATTCTCGTTGCCGCTGTTCAGGTTTTGACGAAGGAGGGCGCGCAGCGTTTCACCACGGCGCGGGTGGCCGAGAGGGCCGGCGTCAGCGTCGGCTCGCTGTACCAGTATTTTCCGAACAAGGCGGCGATCCTGTTCCGGCTGCAGAGCGACGAGTGGCGGCAGACCACGACCCTGCTGCGTGACATCCTCGAGGACGCAAAACGGCCGCCACTCGACCGGCTGCGCACGCTGGTGCACGCCTTCGTCCGCTCGGAATGCGAGGAGGCCGCGGTGCGCGTCGCGCTTGGTGACGCCGCGCCGCTCTATCGCGATGCGCCGGAAGCGCGCGAGGCGCGGGGGGCGGGCGAGCGTATCGTCCAGGCCTTCATGCGCGCGGCATTGCCGAAGGCGTCCGACGCGGTGCGCGCGATGGCCGGCGATCTGATCGCGACGACGCTGAGCACGGTCGGCAAGGATTTTTCGGAAAGCCCACGAACGCAGGCGGAGATCGAGACCTACGCCGACGCCATGGCCGACATGTTCTGCGCCTATCTGAGGAGCCTTGGACGACGCTGA
- a CDS encoding PsiF family protein: MTKISTFATATALASLLLMGGAFAQTAAPAAKDAAPAAQAKAPKEAKPRSAASLDCSKQADEKGLKGKERKKFRKACIKEAGDKSAAPAAAPAATK, translated from the coding sequence ATGACGAAGATTTCGACGTTCGCGACCGCAACCGCCCTTGCCTCCCTGCTGCTGATGGGCGGCGCCTTCGCGCAAACCGCCGCGCCTGCCGCCAAGGACGCCGCTCCCGCGGCCCAGGCCAAGGCGCCGAAGGAAGCCAAGCCGCGCAGCGCCGCCTCGCTTGATTGCTCGAAGCAGGCCGACGAGAAGGGCCTGAAGGGCAAGGAGCGCAAGAAGTTTCGCAAGGCGTGCATCAAGGAAGCCGGCGACAAGTCGGCAGCGCCCGCCGCCGCCCCGGCGGCCACGAAGTAA
- a CDS encoding toll/interleukin-1 receptor domain-containing protein produces the protein MVATPAIDQKQLGVFISYSRKDVDFAQKIVAALEARGLTPRIDTRDLPKLEDWRRELLGFIREADAVVFIVSPNSILSPVCAWEVEQVAALNKRLAPIVLERVSDDRIPEAIARINYLFFDKADDFDARVDELAHALQTDLVWLKEHTRVGELARRWDERNRPGGLTLRGQELQSVEHWIASRPRGAPEPTALHKSFVAESRRAATRRLRLTVAASLAVGVLALGLAAFAVTQRQLAEASRSNAVRTLATSDFRQGTSLLENNDTTSEGMALLSRSVREGQDKRALARLWTLLQQRRFWLPAQPDGTAAVAAGPVQSDAIPDAIKKRYKSVTVNGASAQVKFISVSGDGKRIFTAIGDNVEATDAQYRIWRSDGTPVTPWIKPPYNGTSYVASLRGYLSLDGNLLALDVTGWRETAYLQIIDLKTNQQIGSDVRATGRLPNSQNVQFSRVQFLPEPAHAGADSSMLLFTVSEKGDAVIFRVDPSGIDMIAKSEHAAPIVFAELDAAHEWLMTSSSDGILRVTRLAGGAGGELIGNVLHLASVATSIKRVGNDRIVVTLGPGNSPFFALSSVVKMPLAGPVVSEQASTGCKRWDDGVVYAMDAPADGKLRTSKGELSRPGPRQLAVVREGGQVAVSPVFSNEVILVCLGEGGDSLAVTTSDFVTEVWTTDFSRRLGLPIVERRLFGQGTTPQSTKRVFVPRDNRRALIASSLWDPPNVDLQWYSLWDLETGLPLMDRTLFENTMGDDEVERAMIDPDAKYVAFTGHSNKRFVALASLDLTPPETVSGWLPDLVEALGGLAINNEGAFEPVPDRPGKIRQGFENIRQFAPGVDPGSRPGPPSGRSEAGPVPNITPSPVPPVARVQPDPRPIAASQPPASSYDPVGTVRAFYLALSRADGDLAQTFVIPEKRGSGPFNPTSIRQFYSNLPSPMETLSVELASNDVVNVKYRFVRPNGSECRGNAAVTTTFSGGKTLIRGIAANC, from the coding sequence ATGGTTGCGACCCCGGCGATTGATCAAAAACAGCTCGGCGTCTTCATCTCATATTCGCGCAAGGATGTCGATTTTGCGCAGAAGATCGTCGCCGCGCTGGAAGCGCGCGGATTGACACCGCGGATCGACACCCGCGATCTGCCAAAGCTTGAAGATTGGCGGCGGGAGTTGCTGGGCTTTATTCGTGAAGCCGACGCGGTCGTTTTCATCGTCAGCCCAAACTCGATTCTGTCGCCGGTTTGCGCGTGGGAGGTCGAGCAGGTCGCCGCGCTCAACAAGCGCCTGGCTCCGATTGTTCTCGAACGGGTATCCGACGACCGCATTCCCGAAGCCATCGCAAGGATCAACTACCTGTTCTTCGACAAGGCAGACGATTTCGATGCACGGGTCGACGAGCTCGCGCACGCTTTGCAGACGGACCTTGTCTGGCTCAAGGAGCACACGCGGGTCGGCGAGCTGGCTCGCCGCTGGGACGAGCGAAACCGGCCGGGCGGCCTGACCCTGCGGGGGCAAGAACTGCAGAGCGTGGAACATTGGATCGCCTCGAGGCCGCGTGGGGCGCCCGAGCCGACGGCTCTTCACAAGAGCTTTGTCGCCGAGAGCCGGCGTGCTGCCACGCGCCGGCTGCGCCTGACGGTCGCTGCGTCGCTCGCCGTCGGTGTGCTCGCGTTGGGTTTGGCAGCCTTCGCCGTTACCCAGCGACAACTGGCGGAAGCCAGTCGGTCGAATGCCGTCCGGACCCTCGCCACCTCCGACTTCCGCCAGGGAACGTCGCTGTTGGAAAACAACGACACGACGTCGGAAGGGATGGCGTTGCTGTCGCGGTCCGTCAGGGAAGGACAGGACAAGCGCGCCCTTGCAAGACTGTGGACGCTGCTTCAGCAGCGGCGCTTCTGGCTGCCGGCGCAGCCTGACGGCACGGCGGCCGTTGCCGCCGGTCCCGTGCAATCGGACGCAATCCCGGACGCAATCAAGAAAAGGTACAAGAGCGTTACGGTCAACGGGGCCTCGGCACAGGTCAAGTTCATCTCCGTGAGCGGCGACGGCAAGCGAATATTCACCGCCATCGGCGACAACGTCGAAGCGACCGATGCCCAATATCGGATCTGGCGCAGTGACGGAACACCTGTCACGCCCTGGATCAAGCCGCCATACAACGGAACAAGTTACGTCGCTTCACTCAGAGGCTACCTGTCGTTGGACGGAAATCTCTTGGCTCTGGACGTCACGGGGTGGAGAGAGACAGCGTACCTGCAAATCATCGACCTGAAGACCAATCAGCAAATTGGCTCCGACGTGAGAGCGACCGGACGACTCCCGAACAGTCAAAACGTCCAGTTCTCACGGGTGCAGTTTTTGCCTGAACCGGCTCACGCCGGCGCCGATTCCAGCATGCTGCTGTTCACGGTGTCCGAGAAGGGAGACGCCGTCATATTCCGGGTGGATCCGTCTGGCATCGACATGATTGCGAAGAGCGAACATGCCGCGCCAATCGTCTTCGCCGAGCTGGACGCCGCACATGAATGGCTCATGACGTCGAGTTCCGACGGGATACTGCGCGTCACCCGTCTGGCCGGCGGCGCTGGTGGGGAGCTGATTGGCAATGTGCTGCATCTCGCGAGCGTTGCGACGTCGATCAAGCGAGTAGGCAACGATCGAATTGTCGTAACTCTCGGTCCCGGCAACTCCCCGTTCTTTGCATTGAGCTCGGTCGTGAAAATGCCTTTGGCGGGCCCGGTCGTCAGCGAGCAGGCATCCACCGGATGCAAGCGATGGGATGACGGCGTTGTTTACGCCATGGACGCTCCGGCTGACGGGAAGCTGCGCACATCGAAGGGTGAACTGTCTCGGCCCGGACCGCGACAGCTCGCTGTCGTGAGGGAGGGGGGACAAGTCGCCGTGTCGCCGGTCTTTTCCAACGAAGTCATCCTGGTGTGTCTTGGCGAGGGCGGAGATAGCCTTGCGGTTACGACAAGCGATTTTGTCACCGAAGTATGGACGACCGACTTTTCGCGGCGCCTTGGTCTGCCGATCGTGGAACGGCGCTTGTTCGGTCAGGGAACCACGCCTCAGTCGACGAAGCGCGTATTTGTCCCGCGCGACAACAGGCGCGCGTTGATCGCAAGTTCGCTTTGGGATCCGCCGAACGTGGACCTTCAGTGGTACAGCCTTTGGGATTTGGAAACGGGCTTGCCCCTCATGGATCGCACACTCTTCGAAAATACCATGGGTGACGATGAAGTGGAGCGCGCAATGATCGATCCGGACGCCAAATACGTTGCCTTCACGGGCCACTCAAACAAACGATTTGTTGCTCTCGCTTCACTGGATTTGACCCCGCCTGAAACGGTGAGCGGCTGGCTCCCCGATCTGGTCGAGGCGTTGGGAGGCCTCGCGATCAACAATGAGGGCGCGTTCGAACCGGTGCCTGATCGGCCGGGGAAAATCAGGCAGGGGTTCGAGAATATCCGCCAGTTCGCGCCAGGCGTTGATCCCGGCTCCAGGCCGGGACCTCCATCAGGCCGCAGCGAGGCCGGTCCGGTACCAAACATCACCCCTTCGCCGGTACCTCCGGTCGCTCGGGTTCAGCCCGATCCCCGGCCCATCGCCGCGTCTCAGCCGCCGGCAAGCTCCTACGATCCCGTCGGCACGGTCAGAGCGTTCTATCTCGCGCTGTCGCGAGCCGACGGCGATTTGGCGCAGACGTTTGTTATTCCTGAAAAGCGGGGCAGTGGTCCGTTCAATCCGACCAGCATTCGGCAATTCTATTCGAACCTGCCATCGCCAATGGAAACGCTCAGCGTCGAGCTTGCAAGCAACGATGTGGTGAACGTGAAGTATCGCTTTGTGCGGCCAAATGGCAGCGAGTGCCGCGGCAACGCCGCGGTAACCACCACCTTCAGCGGCGGCAAGACCCTCATTCGCGGAATTGCTGCAAATTGTTAG
- a CDS encoding O-methyltransferase, with protein sequence MTTLISPELAGLLDRLFEQASTAREETRLAVADLTDEEQTRLMRSKTDYRALYGRLNNVPLAVSRETGALLYMLARGSGARSIVEFGTSFGISTLHLAAALRDNGGDRLITSEFESSKVVRARDNLVAGGLYDLVEIREGDALRTLRTDLPDTIDLVLLDGAKALYPEILDLVESRLKPGAFVVADNADDSPDYLARVRSPESGYLSVPFIEDVELSMRLG encoded by the coding sequence ATGACCACCCTCATTTCACCTGAGCTCGCGGGCCTGCTCGATCGCCTGTTCGAGCAGGCTTCCACCGCGCGGGAAGAAACCCGGCTCGCGGTGGCTGACCTCACCGACGAGGAGCAGACGCGCCTGATGCGGAGCAAGACCGACTATCGCGCACTCTACGGCCGCCTGAACAACGTGCCGCTCGCAGTCTCGCGCGAGACCGGCGCGCTGCTCTACATGCTGGCGCGCGGCAGCGGCGCGCGGAGCATCGTCGAGTTCGGCACCTCGTTCGGCATCTCGACCCTGCATCTTGCCGCCGCGCTGCGCGACAATGGCGGCGACCGCCTGATCACCAGCGAGTTCGAATCGTCCAAGGTGGTGCGCGCCCGGGACAATCTCGTCGCCGGCGGCCTCTACGACCTGGTCGAGATCCGCGAGGGCGACGCGCTCCGGACATTGCGCACCGATCTGCCTGATACGATCGACCTCGTGCTGCTCGACGGCGCCAAGGCGCTCTATCCCGAGATCCTCGATCTGGTGGAGAGCCGCCTCAAGCCGGGCGCCTTCGTGGTCGCCGACAACGCCGATGACAGCCCCGACTATCTGGCGCGCGTGCGCTCGCCTGAGAGCGGCTATCTGTCGGTGCCGTTCATCGAGGACGTCGAGCTGTCGATGCGGCTTGGCTGA
- a CDS encoding disulfide bond formation protein B, whose amino-acid sequence MTRPDDARRRNAVTTATAHPSHASAAGNPALSSALAIAAIAAATLAGAWFFQLVLEIMPCPLCLEQRYAYYLAIPLGVVVALAAARGAPRWLLLAGLVILGLAALANAGLGAYHAGVEWGFWPGPTDCTGPLVDFGKAGSLLDQLDKVKVVRCDEVQWRFLGISLAGYNVLISLLMAAIAGWGVAKAAKV is encoded by the coding sequence ATGACCCGCCCTGACGATGCTCGCAGGAGGAATGCCGTGACGACCGCCACCGCCCATCCGTCGCATGCTTCCGCCGCCGGCAATCCGGCGCTGAGCTCGGCCCTGGCGATTGCCGCGATTGCGGCGGCGACGCTGGCCGGCGCCTGGTTCTTCCAGCTGGTGCTGGAGATCATGCCCTGTCCGCTCTGCCTCGAGCAGCGCTATGCCTATTACCTCGCGATCCCGCTCGGCGTCGTGGTCGCGCTTGCGGCGGCCCGCGGCGCCCCGCGGTGGTTGCTGCTTGCAGGGCTCGTGATCCTCGGCCTCGCCGCGCTCGCCAATGCCGGGCTCGGCGCCTATCACGCCGGCGTCGAATGGGGTTTTTGGCCGGGGCCGACCGATTGCACCGGACCGCTGGTGGATTTCGGCAAGGCCGGCTCGCTGCTGGATCAGCTCGACAAGGTCAAGGTGGTCCGCTGCGACGAGGTGCAGTGGCGCTTCCTCGGCATCTCGCTCGCCGGCTACAACGTGCTGATCTCGCTGCTGATGGCCGCGATCGCCGGCTGGGGCGTGGCGAAGGCGGCCAAGGTCTGA
- a CDS encoding patatin-like phospholipase family protein produces MPKTKQQHFDRDSGPKRILALDGGGIRGILTLEYLAAVEATLRERYRKDDLLLCDYFDLIGGTSTGSIIAAGLACGMTVDALKKLYRGIGTDIFQGSFWRRGLLAPKFKADALQRALDAQLGADTALGGDRIRTGLMIMTKRLDTGSPWPLHNHPEAPYAKQDGALRLTEVVRASTAAPTYFEPQKITISARNGSTVSGAFVDGGVSPFNDPALQLLMLAALHGHGFRWHTGTDKLLLISAGTGVFKSTFSTDEIVHMPAAEQGLRSLQSLMDDCGRHNHGMLQWLTNCLTPRMIDRAVEDMVADSHGGPQLATYARYNVLLETDWLKKTIAIDRTPDALVKIAAMDNPNNMDELAEIGRLAAIRQVKPDHFPPAFDIK; encoded by the coding sequence ATGCCGAAGACCAAGCAGCAGCATTTCGATCGCGACTCCGGACCGAAGCGGATCCTGGCTCTCGACGGCGGCGGCATTCGCGGCATCCTGACGCTCGAATATCTCGCCGCGGTCGAAGCGACGTTGCGCGAGCGGTACCGCAAAGACGATCTGCTGCTGTGCGACTATTTCGATCTGATCGGCGGCACCTCGACGGGATCGATCATCGCGGCCGGACTGGCCTGCGGGATGACGGTCGACGCCTTGAAGAAGCTTTATCGCGGGATCGGCACCGACATCTTCCAGGGTTCGTTCTGGCGGCGCGGGCTGCTGGCGCCAAAATTCAAGGCCGACGCCTTGCAGCGCGCGCTCGACGCGCAGCTCGGCGCCGACACGGCGCTCGGCGGCGATCGCATCCGCACCGGGTTGATGATCATGACCAAGCGGCTCGATACCGGCAGTCCCTGGCCGCTGCATAACCATCCGGAAGCGCCCTACGCCAAGCAGGACGGCGCCTTGCGGCTGACCGAGGTGGTTCGCGCCAGCACCGCGGCGCCAACCTATTTCGAACCGCAGAAGATCACGATCTCGGCGCGCAATGGCAGCACGGTCAGCGGCGCCTTCGTCGACGGCGGCGTCAGCCCGTTCAACGATCCGGCCCTGCAACTCCTGATGCTCGCGGCACTCCATGGCCATGGCTTTCGCTGGCACACCGGCACGGACAAGCTCCTGCTGATCTCGGCGGGTACGGGCGTGTTCAAATCGACGTTCTCGACGGACGAGATCGTCCACATGCCGGCGGCCGAGCAGGGCCTGCGGTCGCTGCAATCGCTCATGGACGATTGCGGGCGGCATAATCACGGCATGCTGCAATGGCTGACGAACTGCCTGACGCCGCGGATGATCGATCGTGCGGTGGAAGACATGGTGGCCGACAGCCACGGCGGGCCGCAACTCGCGACCTATGCGCGCTACAACGTGCTGCTGGAAACCGACTGGTTGAAGAAGACGATCGCCATCGACCGGACGCCGGACGCGCTGGTGAAGATCGCGGCGATGGACAACCCGAACAACATGGACGAACTCGCCGAGATCGGACGACTTGCAGCAATCAGGCAGGTCAAGCCGGATCACTTCCCGCCGGCCTTCGATATCAAGTGA
- a CDS encoding AbrB family transcriptional regulator → MTLIRASMATAIPDRSKVLNGLETLVIGAAGGLLFLWAELPGGLISGAMAAVAIAALMGRPLAVPPVLTQSVLLLLGISLGSLMSQQLLQHMSSYPLTIGLLALATFCSTFGSSLYLQRVHGWDQTSAFLAGSPGALSQITILAAEKGADVAAIAVVQTMRVIILTAALPLVLALTGVTHGAPPSLPTSVASPLGLAALVAGSIGVSLLLRWVKFPASWMFGAMLASSLLHGSGLVDGGLPPWIRNVALVGIGALIGTRFARMKTSTLLSHVNAGLGSFAIAILISAVFVAVIGFTTHVRLSDVVVAFAPGAMDAMLALALTLHIDPIFVGAHHLSRFLFVTISTPGIIHLFGRPQDDVDD, encoded by the coding sequence GTGACCCTGATCCGCGCTTCGATGGCAACGGCCATTCCCGACCGCAGCAAAGTTCTGAACGGGCTCGAGACACTCGTCATCGGCGCCGCCGGCGGCTTGCTGTTTTTGTGGGCAGAATTGCCGGGCGGCCTGATCTCGGGGGCGATGGCTGCGGTTGCGATCGCCGCGCTGATGGGGCGGCCGCTCGCGGTGCCGCCGGTGCTGACGCAGTCGGTGCTGCTGCTGCTCGGCATTTCGCTGGGCTCGCTGATGTCGCAGCAATTGCTGCAGCATATGAGTTCCTATCCGCTCACCATCGGCCTCTTGGCGCTGGCGACGTTCTGCTCGACCTTCGGCTCGAGCCTCTATCTGCAGCGCGTCCATGGCTGGGACCAGACCTCGGCCTTCCTCGCCGGCAGCCCCGGCGCGCTGTCGCAGATCACGATCCTGGCCGCGGAAAAAGGCGCCGACGTCGCGGCGATCGCCGTGGTGCAGACCATGCGCGTGATCATCCTGACCGCGGCGCTGCCGCTGGTGCTGGCGCTGACCGGGGTGACGCACGGCGCACCGCCGTCACTGCCGACCTCGGTCGCCTCACCGCTCGGACTTGCCGCGCTGGTCGCCGGGTCGATCGGCGTTTCGCTGCTGCTGCGCTGGGTCAAGTTTCCGGCGAGCTGGATGTTCGGCGCGATGCTCGCCTCCAGCCTGCTGCATGGCTCCGGGCTGGTCGATGGCGGCCTGCCGCCCTGGATCCGCAACGTCGCACTGGTCGGCATCGGCGCGCTGATCGGCACCCGCTTCGCGCGGATGAAGACCTCGACCCTGCTGAGCCACGTCAATGCCGGGCTCGGCTCGTTCGCGATCGCGATTCTGATCTCCGCGGTGTTCGTCGCAGTGATCGGCTTCACCACCCATGTCCGGCTCTCCGACGTCGTGGTCGCGTTCGCGCCCGGCGCGATGGATGCGATGCTGGCGCTGGCGCTGACGCTGCACATCGACCCGATCTTCGTCGGCGCGCACCATCTGTCGCGCTTCCTGTTCGTCACCATCTCGACCCCGGGCATCATCCATCTGTTCGGACGGCCGCAGGACGACGTCGACGATTGA
- a CDS encoding DUF1488 family protein codes for MTLRQGRFISYEYDRMVVLFSMHDDQKEIHCAISTSAMDELEGGALGRAGHRETQFMRLRERIEACADGKYQAKEFEGAPPGIVLRSIDFRKQR; via the coding sequence ATGACGCTTAGGCAGGGTCGCTTCATCAGCTACGAGTACGACAGGATGGTCGTGCTGTTTTCGATGCACGACGACCAGAAGGAGATCCATTGCGCGATCTCGACCTCCGCCATGGATGAATTGGAAGGTGGAGCGCTCGGGCGCGCGGGCCACCGCGAGACCCAGTTCATGCGCCTGCGCGAGCGCATCGAAGCCTGCGCCGACGGCAAGTACCAGGCGAAGGAGTTCGAGGGAGCGCCGCCCGGGATCGTCCTGCGCAGCATCGATTTCCGGAAGCAACGATAG
- a CDS encoding acyl-CoA thioesterase, whose protein sequence is MEGEATYRGAVYPWHCDHIGHMNVMWYVGKFDEANWNMFARIGLTPTYLRESGCGMAAVQQTISYKRELLAGDIIEVKSRLIEFRDKSIRFLHEMRNAETGEVVATCEIAAVHIDRAARKSVPFAPAIRYAAMPHLVPAEPAIA, encoded by the coding sequence ATGGAGGGCGAGGCGACCTACCGCGGCGCGGTCTATCCGTGGCATTGCGACCACATAGGCCACATGAACGTGATGTGGTATGTCGGCAAGTTCGACGAGGCGAACTGGAACATGTTCGCGCGGATCGGGCTGACGCCGACCTATCTGCGCGAATCCGGCTGCGGCATGGCCGCCGTGCAGCAGACCATCTCCTACAAGCGCGAGCTGCTCGCCGGTGACATCATCGAGGTCAAGAGCCGGCTGATCGAATTCCGCGACAAATCGATCCGCTTCCTGCATGAGATGCGCAACGCGGAGACCGGCGAGGTCGTCGCGACCTGCGAGATCGCGGCCGTGCATATCGACCGCGCGGCGCGCAAATCGGTGCCGTTCGCGCCGGCGATCCGCTACGCCGCGATGCCGCACCTCGTGCCCGCAGAACCTGCGATCGCGTGA
- a CDS encoding RidA family protein has product MKLEQRLHELNIELPMSAAAGGAYAPVVVHGDTIYVSGQLPRDGDKVHVVGQVGRDVTLEDAKRGARLALIRGLAAIKAHLGSLDNVTQILKLTVFVHSAADFSGRTAVADGASELIRELFGPERGLHTRTSVGVAQLPRNAAIEVELIAALAG; this is encoded by the coding sequence GTGAAGCTCGAACAACGTCTGCACGAACTCAACATCGAGCTGCCGATGTCGGCGGCGGCCGGCGGCGCCTATGCGCCGGTGGTGGTCCACGGCGACACCATTTATGTCAGCGGCCAGCTTCCGCGCGACGGTGACAAGGTGCATGTCGTCGGCCAGGTCGGCCGTGATGTCACATTGGAAGACGCCAAGCGGGGTGCACGGCTCGCGCTGATCCGCGGACTGGCCGCGATCAAGGCGCATCTGGGCTCGCTCGACAATGTCACGCAGATCTTGAAGCTCACTGTGTTCGTGCACAGCGCCGCGGATTTCAGCGGTCGGACGGCGGTCGCCGACGGAGCATCGGAGCTCATCAGGGAGCTGTTCGGTCCCGAGCGCGGACTGCACACCAGGACGAGCGTCGGCGTCGCGCAGCTTCCGCGCAACGCAGCGATCGAGGTCGAGTTGATCGCAGCGCTGGCGGGCTAG
- a CDS encoding TRAFs-binding domain-containing protein, whose translation MPSCFMIMPYGRKATQADPKLGPAEIDFNALWDRAYVPAIKALGYEPVRADQDTSALIVSEMLERIYFADLVLADMTIPNGNVYYEVGIRHASQKTGCVLLAADWSKPLFDVAQMRTIRYPLPEGDIKPEAAAAMQAAIKEPIKALSDGISPMHQSIPGYPDKVDPRKATTMQDQLAEQAAFQTKIRAVRAAPVAERMKRAQALIAAEGNPPASYAKALALLLMLRDCVDTKADWNVVLNYTSRLPKRFANEPEVQENRAFAVAQIGDDLQAIAEIQTLIDLAGSTPERLGLMGGRYKRLADDPNCAADERPQYREKAIKYYEQGMDLDLNAYYCSSNLPRLYRARGTEGDEDRAQATVRLAIAACERARRLNVADEWLRPTLLAAAFDLGDPDKADALAGEVVAEGQVKWKVRSVLRDLNASVLHVNDAARRARLSAIIDKIKTA comes from the coding sequence ATGCCGTCGTGTTTCATGATCATGCCTTACGGCCGCAAGGCGACGCAAGCCGATCCCAAGCTTGGCCCGGCCGAGATCGATTTCAATGCGCTTTGGGATCGTGCATATGTTCCGGCCATCAAGGCGCTGGGCTATGAGCCGGTGCGGGCCGATCAGGACACCAGCGCGTTGATCGTCAGCGAGATGCTGGAACGAATCTACTTCGCCGATCTCGTGCTGGCCGACATGACGATTCCGAACGGCAACGTCTATTACGAGGTCGGCATTCGCCACGCATCGCAAAAGACGGGATGTGTCCTGCTCGCGGCCGACTGGTCCAAGCCATTGTTCGATGTCGCGCAGATGCGGACCATTCGGTACCCGCTGCCCGAGGGAGATATCAAGCCCGAAGCCGCCGCGGCAATGCAGGCTGCGATCAAGGAGCCGATCAAGGCGCTTTCCGACGGGATTTCGCCGATGCATCAGTCGATCCCGGGCTATCCCGACAAAGTCGATCCCCGCAAGGCCACGACAATGCAGGACCAGCTTGCAGAGCAGGCCGCATTTCAGACCAAAATCCGGGCGGTGCGCGCGGCGCCCGTGGCCGAGCGCATGAAGCGGGCGCAGGCGTTGATCGCCGCGGAGGGAAATCCGCCTGCTAGCTATGCGAAAGCCCTGGCCCTGTTGCTGATGCTGCGCGACTGCGTCGATACCAAGGCTGACTGGAACGTCGTGCTCAACTACACCAGCCGGCTTCCCAAGCGTTTCGCCAACGAGCCGGAGGTGCAGGAAAATCGCGCGTTCGCGGTTGCCCAAATTGGCGACGATCTCCAGGCCATTGCGGAGATTCAGACGCTGATCGATCTCGCGGGCTCGACACCGGAACGTCTTGGCCTGATGGGCGGCCGCTACAAGCGCCTCGCTGACGATCCCAATTGCGCTGCCGATGAGCGCCCGCAGTATCGTGAAAAGGCCATCAAGTATTACGAACAGGGAATGGATCTCGATCTCAACGCCTATTATTGCTCCAGCAACCTGCCCCGTCTCTATCGTGCGCGCGGCACGGAAGGTGACGAGGATCGCGCGCAGGCGACGGTGAGGCTTGCGATCGCCGCGTGCGAGCGTGCCCGGCGGCTAAACGTCGCTGACGAATGGCTGCGCCCGACGCTGCTTGCCGCGGCCTTCGATCTTGGCGATCCCGACAAGGCTGACGCGCTTGCCGGAGAAGTGGTCGCCGAAGGCCAGGTGAAATGGAAAGTCCGCAGCGTGCTTCGCGACCTCAACGCCAGCGTCTTGCATGTCAACGACGCCGCAAGGCGCGCGCGATTGTCTGCGATCATTGACAAGATCAAGACGGCCTGA